A part of Halogeometricum sp. S3BR5-2 genomic DNA contains:
- a CDS encoding ornithine cyclodeaminase family protein, whose protein sequence is MQTLLLNGDDVHENANMGDLVPAIEEAFAAFERGDAQMPPKSYIDLPQYNGDFRSMPAYMDAGDWDAAGIKWVNVHPDNDDRFDLPTVMGTMVYSSPETAFPLAVMDGTELTMKRTGAAAAVATDHLAVEDATSLGIVGAGVQSYTQLEAISTVRDIREVVVSDLDEERVARFLDAFEDEFDVRAGSVEEAAACDVLSTVTPVESPIVPREAVGEHTHINAMGADAEGKHELADEVLLDSKLVIDDHEQTTHSGEINVPYGAGTLTDEDIYGAIGEIVVGEKAGRTAEDGITVFDSTGLAIQDVAAAHVVYEHADENDNGYEFDLLGLAGRGRNER, encoded by the coding sequence ATGCAAACGCTGCTCTTGAACGGTGACGACGTCCACGAGAACGCGAACATGGGTGACCTCGTCCCCGCAATCGAGGAGGCGTTCGCCGCCTTCGAACGCGGCGACGCGCAGATGCCGCCGAAGTCCTACATCGACCTGCCGCAGTACAACGGCGACTTCCGGTCGATGCCGGCGTACATGGACGCCGGCGACTGGGACGCCGCGGGCATCAAGTGGGTGAACGTCCACCCCGACAACGACGACCGGTTCGACCTGCCCACCGTGATGGGAACGATGGTGTACTCCTCGCCGGAGACGGCGTTCCCCCTCGCGGTCATGGACGGCACCGAGTTGACGATGAAGCGGACGGGCGCGGCCGCCGCCGTCGCCACCGACCACCTCGCCGTCGAGGACGCGACGTCCCTCGGCATCGTCGGCGCGGGCGTCCAGTCGTACACGCAGTTGGAGGCCATCTCCACCGTCCGCGACATCCGAGAGGTCGTCGTCTCGGACCTCGACGAGGAACGCGTCGCGCGCTTTCTCGACGCCTTCGAGGACGAGTTCGACGTGCGGGCAGGGTCCGTCGAGGAGGCCGCCGCCTGCGACGTGCTCTCGACGGTGACGCCCGTCGAGAGCCCCATCGTCCCGCGCGAGGCCGTCGGCGAGCACACCCACATCAACGCGATGGGCGCGGACGCGGAGGGGAAACACGAACTCGCCGACGAGGTGCTCCTCGATTCGAAACTCGTCATCGACGACCACGAACAGACCACCCACTCGGGCGAGATAAACGTCCCCTACGGAGCGGGGACGCTCACCGACGAGGACATCTACGGCGCCATCGGCGAGATAGTCGTCGGGGAGAAGGCGGGCCGCACCGCCGAGGACGGCATCACCGTCTTCGACTCGACGGGCCTCGCGATTCAGGACGTGGCCGCGGCGCACGTCGTCTACGAACACGCCGACGAGAACGACAACGGCTACGAGTTCGACCTGCTCGGCCTCGCCGGTCGGGGTCGGAACGAGCGCTGA
- a CDS encoding cupredoxin domain-containing protein translates to MSDPDTASDGRTDAETTPDPRDGFALRRRTLVRAAGIGAVAAGGVGAWGMAAAADDEDGGEEYEGDAEDDTDDGTNQPPSADPVFGYASISPDVTPPVEPDHEVELLVRPAEGREIPEFYYDPCGLYVDPGDTVKFSYTTPHHTITAYHPARGEMRRVPEGVPPFSSPVLNAGAYWLYTFEIPGVYDLYCGPHEAFGHVMRVVVGTTEGYEPLPDPCAAPPEETETETEVPTETETPTATMTETSTETATETSTEYGTPTPTEMPTEDGGEVEGGEPELRLPLFTGLTVLRDPALDPENIVADGEVHWDDLAAESKQLFLRVEGFPPCSTDEESE, encoded by the coding sequence ATGTCAGATCCAGACACCGCCTCGGACGGCCGGACAGACGCTGAGACGACGCCCGACCCGCGGGACGGGTTCGCCCTCCGGCGCCGGACCCTCGTGCGCGCGGCTGGTATCGGCGCCGTCGCCGCCGGCGGCGTCGGCGCGTGGGGGATGGCCGCGGCGGCCGACGACGAGGACGGTGGCGAGGAGTACGAGGGGGACGCCGAAGACGACACCGACGACGGGACGAACCAACCCCCCTCGGCCGACCCGGTGTTCGGATACGCGTCCATCTCGCCGGACGTGACCCCGCCCGTCGAACCCGACCACGAGGTCGAGTTGCTGGTCCGGCCGGCCGAGGGACGGGAGATACCCGAGTTCTACTACGACCCCTGCGGTCTGTACGTCGACCCCGGCGACACGGTGAAGTTCTCGTACACGACGCCGCACCACACCATCACGGCGTACCACCCCGCCCGCGGCGAGATGCGCCGCGTCCCCGAGGGCGTCCCGCCCTTCTCGTCGCCCGTGCTGAACGCCGGGGCGTACTGGCTGTACACGTTCGAGATACCCGGCGTGTACGACCTCTACTGCGGCCCGCACGAGGCGTTCGGCCACGTGATGCGCGTCGTCGTGGGGACCACGGAGGGGTACGAACCGCTCCCGGACCCCTGCGCGGCGCCGCCCGAGGAGACGGAAACTGAGACCGAAGTGCCGACCGAGACGGAGACGCCGACGGCGACGATGACCGAGACGTCGACGGAGACCGCCACGGAGACGTCGACGGAGTACGGGACGCCGACCCCGACGGAGATGCCGACCGAGGACGGAGGTGAGGTCGAGGGCGGCGAACCCGAACTGCGCCTCCCCCTGTTCACCGGACTGACCGTCCTGCGCGACCCCGCTCTCGACCCGGAGAACATCGTCGCCGACGGCGAGGTCCACTGGGACGACCTCGCCGCCGAGAGCAAGCAGTTGTTCCTCCGCGTCGAGGGGTTCCCGCCCTGCTCGACCGACGAGGAGAGCGAGTAA
- a CDS encoding DUF7535 family protein, whose product MADEEESPGALRRAYRTVTPGYKSHTDREMNSVGWIIFLVLLALFLPLLPFFLAVWALTKLLEFLAAQRGQSEEDET is encoded by the coding sequence ATGGCAGACGAAGAAGAATCTCCGGGCGCACTGCGACGCGCCTACCGGACGGTGACGCCGGGGTACAAATCGCACACCGACAGGGAAATGAACTCCGTGGGCTGGATCATCTTCCTGGTCCTCCTCGCGCTGTTTCTCCCCCTGCTCCCGTTCTTCCTCGCCGTCTGGGCCCTGACGAAACTGCTCGAGTTCCTCGCGGCGCAGCGGGGACAGAGCGAAGAGGACGAGACGTAG
- a CDS encoding TVP38/TMEM64 family protein, with protein sequence MRGQLELVRSRVDEVRVFASARERRRFLVHAAAAALVLVVAVALARRHLAFLADPGAVRAFVRGYGVWGPAALVALQALQVVVAPLPGQVLAVVAGYLFGAWWGTVYSLVGVTLGSTVAFWLSRRFGRAYVDRMVHADALARFDALGDGYGRTVLFVFFLFPGLPDDVLCFAGGLTRIPLWQLVVIAAVGRAPAFFLVNVVGDFLGTERYWAAIALVAAVVVVSAVGYLNRERLFDLSGGPDESEASDESGEEE encoded by the coding sequence ATGAGGGGACAGTTGGAACTGGTTCGCTCGCGGGTCGACGAGGTTCGGGTGTTCGCGTCCGCCAGAGAGCGGCGGCGATTCCTCGTCCACGCGGCGGCGGCCGCCCTCGTCCTCGTCGTCGCCGTCGCCCTCGCCCGACGGCACCTCGCGTTTCTGGCCGACCCGGGGGCGGTGCGCGCGTTCGTCCGCGGGTACGGCGTCTGGGGGCCGGCGGCGCTCGTCGCCCTGCAGGCGCTTCAGGTCGTCGTCGCCCCCCTCCCCGGGCAGGTGCTCGCCGTCGTCGCCGGCTACCTCTTCGGCGCCTGGTGGGGCACCGTCTACAGTCTGGTCGGGGTGACCCTCGGCAGCACCGTCGCCTTCTGGCTCTCGCGGCGGTTCGGCCGCGCGTACGTCGACCGGATGGTTCACGCCGACGCCCTCGCGCGGTTCGACGCCCTCGGCGACGGCTACGGACGGACGGTGCTGTTCGTCTTCTTTCTCTTCCCCGGCCTGCCGGACGACGTGCTCTGCTTCGCCGGCGGCCTCACCCGGATTCCGCTGTGGCAACTCGTCGTCATCGCCGCGGTCGGACGGGCGCCGGCGTTCTTCCTCGTCAACGTGGTCGGCGACTTCCTCGGGACCGAGCGATACTGGGCCGCAATCGCGCTGGTCGCCGCCGTCGTCGTCGTCTCCGCCGTCGGCTACCTGAACCGCGAGCGGTTGTTCGACCTGTCCGGCGGACCCGATGAATCGGAGGCGTCCGACGAGTCCGGCGAGGAGGAGTGA